From a single Pseudomonas cremoricolorata genomic region:
- a CDS encoding ABC transporter ATP-binding protein, with amino-acid sequence MLNTLRTLLGEHTSTLRHYLLCSVLYGLLSGLTLCLLVPILRCLLRGELAAASLWLLTLACTMLLGWRGRLALERTGVAVAFALLREGRQRLGEHVASLPLGWFSPAHTARLGQLIGPGMMALAQLPAHVLTPLISGALAVLPVVLLLSVLSWPLGLVALGGVPLLLASLLLSARLARRSEQAYTAHFAEVSQRLLEFAQLQPVLRAFNAQGSATAQLEQALAAQQRSARRLILRSTLAVVLNGWVVQGLFAALLLAAAWQIDPGLPADQALLLLLALVLTSRYVDPLLDVINQVELLRSADGPLQAATEVLAAQPLPAPRQPQSPAHAGVSFSGVHLRYADDQAEVLRGVDLMLPPGSMTALIGASGAGKTSLMRLIARFFEATQGSVRIGDVDVRAMSSEVLAAQVSQVFQDTWLQQGSIADNILIARPNASATELHDAVQRAGVEDIIARLPDGLDTQVGEGGARLSGGERQRISIARALLKQAPILLLDEACAALDAENQALIGRTLARLRGRCTVLVIAHQLSTVALADQIVVLEHGQVVEAGPAPRLRHQGGRYAAFLAQRTAAKRWRVSTAAPESPTP; translated from the coding sequence ATGCTGAACACCTTGCGTACCCTGCTCGGCGAGCACACCTCGACACTGCGCCACTACCTACTGTGCAGCGTGCTGTACGGCCTGCTCAGCGGCTTGACCCTGTGCCTGCTGGTGCCGATCCTGCGTTGCCTGCTGCGTGGCGAACTGGCCGCGGCCAGCCTGTGGCTGCTGACCCTGGCCTGCACCATGCTGCTTGGCTGGCGCGGGCGTCTGGCGCTGGAAAGAACCGGCGTGGCGGTGGCCTTCGCCTTGCTGCGCGAGGGTCGCCAACGCCTGGGCGAGCATGTCGCGAGCCTGCCGCTGGGCTGGTTCAGCCCCGCCCACACGGCGCGTCTGGGGCAGTTGATCGGGCCGGGCATGATGGCCCTGGCGCAACTGCCGGCGCATGTGCTGACGCCGCTGATCAGTGGCGCGCTGGCCGTGTTGCCGGTGGTACTGCTGCTGAGCGTGCTGTCGTGGCCGCTGGGGCTGGTAGCGCTGGGCGGTGTGCCGCTGCTGCTGGCCAGCCTGCTGCTCAGTGCGCGTCTGGCGCGGCGCAGCGAGCAGGCCTACACCGCGCACTTTGCCGAGGTCAGCCAGCGCCTGCTGGAATTTGCCCAGCTGCAGCCGGTGCTGCGCGCCTTCAACGCCCAGGGCAGCGCCACCGCCCAGCTCGAGCAGGCACTGGCTGCGCAGCAACGCAGCGCCAGGCGGCTGATTCTGCGCTCGACCCTTGCGGTGGTGCTCAATGGCTGGGTGGTCCAGGGGCTGTTCGCCGCACTGTTGCTGGCCGCCGCCTGGCAAATCGACCCTGGCTTGCCCGCTGATCAGGCGCTGCTGTTGCTGCTGGCGCTGGTGCTGACCAGCCGCTACGTCGATCCGCTGCTGGATGTGATCAACCAGGTCGAGCTGCTGCGCAGCGCCGATGGCCCGCTGCAGGCCGCCACCGAGGTGCTCGCCGCGCAGCCCCTGCCCGCGCCGCGCCAGCCGCAGTCGCCAGCCCATGCCGGCGTCAGCTTCAGCGGCGTGCACCTGCGTTACGCCGATGATCAAGCCGAGGTGCTGCGCGGTGTCGACCTCATGTTGCCGCCCGGTAGCATGACCGCGCTGATTGGCGCCTCCGGGGCCGGCAAGACGTCGCTGATGCGGCTGATCGCACGCTTCTTCGAAGCGACCCAAGGCAGCGTGCGCATCGGCGATGTCGATGTGCGAGCGATGTCCAGCGAGGTGCTGGCAGCGCAGGTCAGCCAAGTGTTTCAGGATACCTGGCTGCAACAGGGCAGCATCGCCGACAACATCCTCATCGCCCGCCCCAACGCCAGCGCCACCGAGTTGCACGATGCAGTACAACGCGCTGGGGTCGAGGATATCATCGCGCGCTTGCCCGACGGGCTCGACACCCAGGTGGGTGAAGGCGGCGCGCGACTCTCGGGCGGCGAACGACAGCGCATCAGCATTGCCCGGGCACTGCTCAAGCAGGCGCCGATTCTGCTGCTCGACGAAGCCTGCGCGGCCTTGGACGCTGAAAACCAGGCCTTGATCGGCCGTACCCTGGCACGCCTGCGCGGACGCTGCACGGTGCTGGTGATCGCCCACCAGTTGTCCACCGTGGCCCTGGCTGACCAGATCGTGGTCCTGGAGCACGGCCAGGTCGTCGAAGCCGGCCCGGCGCCGCGCCTGCGCCATCAAGGCGGACGCTACGCCGCGTTCCTCGCCCAGCGCACGGCGGCCAAGCGCTGGCGGGTGAGCACCGCTGCGCCTGAGTCACCGACGCCATGA
- a CDS encoding ABC transporter ATP-binding protein, which yields MTHDHAPAHPSRPLSTLLAPIRGQLIAAALLAALGAALSLVPLAGVAALGANLLSEQASPWSSGAIIAVSVACLFASGVFSVLAELLAHLADNRITGHLRLALARHLMQVPLGWFGGRSSSAVKRALQDDIGTLHSLVAHFFTTLGRVLGAVTAAVGYLMLMDWRLALLALLPFPGFVLFLRRAMAASAQHMGPLGERIAELENAVVEFVNGMPVLKAFGNRHDPRYQRAVSGFAHAFDQFTRPLVVAMAKANALIAPATVLGVVLIGAVLMVALGWMTPLQVLPFVLVTPGLCAPLLLLHAITHDLHNAVAAAQRVLDLLHTPVLAQPVRAQHPRDNELRVEGLGFAYDAQKPILSGIDFTLQPGTTTAVVGPSGSGKSTLARLLLRFHDPSQGRITLGGVDVRHIDSATLYGRIGFVLQDVRLLRASIRDNIALGRPDASQADIEAAAQVANIHQRILQLPRGYDAVIDDDAVLSGGERQRLSIARAVLIDPPLLVLDEPTAAVDAEGEVALQEALARFAKGRSVLVIAHRLDTVMHAEQILLLERGVICERGSHAELLAAHGRYARLWALGDYASALEHDCQQPPAQAPAPC from the coding sequence ATGACCCACGACCACGCCCCCGCACACCCTTCCCGCCCTCTCTCTACCCTGCTGGCGCCGATCCGCGGGCAACTGATCGCCGCCGCCCTGTTGGCGGCGCTGGGTGCGGCGCTGAGCCTGGTGCCGCTGGCCGGTGTCGCAGCGCTTGGCGCCAACCTGCTGAGCGAGCAGGCCAGCCCCTGGAGCAGCGGCGCAATCATCGCCGTCAGTGTCGCCTGCCTGTTCGCCAGCGGCGTGTTCAGCGTGCTGGCCGAACTGCTGGCGCATCTCGCCGACAACCGCATCACCGGGCACTTGCGCCTGGCCCTGGCCCGGCACCTGATGCAGGTGCCGCTGGGCTGGTTCGGGGGGCGCAGCTCCAGCGCGGTCAAGCGCGCGTTGCAGGATGACATCGGCACCCTGCACAGCCTGGTCGCGCATTTCTTCACCACCCTGGGGCGGGTGCTGGGCGCCGTCACTGCGGCGGTCGGCTACCTGATGCTGATGGACTGGCGCCTGGCGCTGCTGGCCCTGCTGCCCTTCCCAGGTTTTGTGCTGTTCCTGCGCCGAGCCATGGCCGCCAGTGCGCAACACATGGGCCCACTGGGCGAACGCATCGCCGAGCTGGAAAACGCGGTGGTCGAGTTCGTCAATGGCATGCCGGTGCTCAAGGCCTTCGGCAATCGCCACGACCCGCGCTACCAGCGCGCCGTCAGTGGCTTTGCGCACGCCTTCGACCAGTTCACCCGGCCTCTGGTAGTGGCGATGGCCAAGGCCAACGCGCTGATCGCGCCGGCAACCGTGCTCGGTGTGGTGCTGATCGGCGCGGTGCTGATGGTTGCCCTGGGCTGGATGACCCCACTGCAGGTGCTGCCATTCGTGCTGGTCACCCCCGGGCTATGCGCACCTTTGTTACTGCTGCACGCCATCACCCACGACCTGCACAACGCGGTAGCCGCGGCCCAGCGTGTGCTGGACCTGTTGCACACGCCGGTGCTGGCGCAACCTGTGCGCGCACAGCACCCACGCGACAACGAGCTGCGCGTCGAAGGCCTTGGCTTTGCCTATGACGCGCAAAAGCCGATCTTGAGCGGCATCGACTTCACCCTCCAGCCCGGCACCACCACTGCGGTGGTCGGCCCGTCCGGCTCGGGCAAGTCGACCCTGGCGCGCCTGCTGCTGCGCTTTCACGACCCCAGCCAGGGCCGCATCACCCTTGGCGGCGTCGACGTGCGGCACATCGACAGCGCCACCTTGTACGGCCGCATCGGTTTCGTCCTGCAGGACGTACGCCTGCTGCGCGCCAGCATCCGCGACAACATCGCCCTCGGCCGCCCCGACGCCAGCCAGGCCGACATCGAAGCCGCGGCGCAGGTGGCGAACATTCACCAGCGCATCCTGCAATTGCCACGCGGCTATGACGCGGTGATCGACGATGACGCGGTGCTTTCGGGCGGCGAGCGACAGCGCCTGAGCATCGCCCGCGCCGTGCTGATCGACCCGCCGCTGCTGGTGCTTGACGAGCCCACCGCAGCCGTCGATGCCGAGGGCGAAGTGGCCTTGCAGGAGGCGCTGGCGCGATTCGCCAAAGGCCGCAGCGTGCTGGTGATTGCCCATCGCCTGGATACGGTGATGCATGCCGAACAGATTCTGCTGCTCGAGCGCGGCGTGATCTGCGAACGCGGCAGCCACGCTGAGCTGCTCGCAGCCCACGGTCGCTATGCCCGGCTGTGGGCGCTCGGCGATTACGCCAGCGCGCTTGAACACGATTGCCAACAGCCACCGGCACAGGCCCCTGCTCCATGCTGA
- a CDS encoding TetR/AcrR family transcriptional regulator, giving the protein MESPQRSAGRGRPRTITRERIADVSVEIGLANLTVVGVAAALGVSHMALYKHVASLEALKTLAAEEIFQRWQIPKAGECGDGEGLQAYLSAFAGSVAAFVKAHPGVTPYVIRRLAATAPMIDKIIAHQQHIAEAYGLSLERARWVLATVAFHAFAAADTVYSVAAREPLPGVDSPEQLAEMEAELDQGLQALVVGVLTVVDHDQVNTQRRGPLHEPV; this is encoded by the coding sequence ATGGAATCGCCGCAACGCAGCGCAGGACGCGGGCGTCCCCGCACCATCACCCGCGAGCGCATCGCCGACGTCAGCGTTGAAATCGGCCTGGCCAACCTCACCGTGGTCGGCGTGGCCGCCGCGTTGGGGGTGAGCCATATGGCGCTGTACAAGCATGTCGCCAGCCTCGAGGCGCTCAAGACCCTGGCTGCCGAAGAAATCTTCCAGCGCTGGCAGATCCCCAAGGCTGGTGAATGTGGCGACGGCGAAGGCTTGCAGGCCTACCTCAGCGCGTTCGCAGGTTCGGTCGCCGCCTTCGTCAAGGCCCACCCCGGCGTCACGCCGTATGTCATCCGTCGTCTGGCCGCCACGGCGCCGATGATCGACAAGATCATCGCCCACCAGCAGCACATCGCCGAGGCCTACGGCCTGAGCCTGGAACGTGCCCGCTGGGTGCTGGCCACAGTCGCCTTCCATGCCTTCGCTGCCGCCGACACGGTGTATTCGGTCGCCGCCCGCGAGCCCTTGCCCGGCGTCGACAGCCCCGAGCAACTGGCCGAGATGGAGGCCGAACTCGACCAAGGCTTGCAGGCGCTGGTCGTCGGCGTGCTCACCGTGGTTGACCACGACCAAGTCAACACGCAGCGTCGCGGGCCGCTGCATGAGCCTGTTTGA
- a CDS encoding BCCT family transporter: MATPAQPEPLALGVTDPSKTEEARQDRHLEGTVDWIVFGITSVCAVAFIVWGFINQASLAASASSAQSWVIVNFGWFFVLTSSIFVVFVLWLAASRYGRIPLGRDGEAPEFRTVSWVAMMFSAGMGIGLMFFGVAEPLSHYVSPPPGTAAPQTSEAMQVAMATTLFHWTLHPWAMYAIVGLVIAYGTFRRGRSQLISTAFRPLIGRHANGPLGRLIDMMAIFATLFGSAASLGLGALQIAGGLEYNGWIEQPSKLFYIAIITLLTIAFIASAVSGIGKGIQWLSNTNMVLALALALFVFLVGPTLLMLNLLPTSLGVYLKHLPDMMARTSASGGEPMDNWLAGWTVFYWAWWISWTPFVGMFIARISRGRSIRQFVSGVLLVPSLVSLVWFTIFGGASIDALQQGAFTLVDGAVNSNHALYQLLDSYPWASATSVLVMILVGIFFVSGADAASLVMGTLSEHGTTEPSRATVIFWGALTGTVAAIMLAIGDPSNPGEALTGLQNLTIVVSLPFVIVMVLLCLALYRDLRKDPMMLRHVRAGELIEKAVLYGAVKHGEEFYIVVQEKKPAKAERDAQPHEAEVTGR, encoded by the coding sequence ATGGCAACACCTGCCCAGCCCGAGCCGTTGGCGCTCGGCGTCACCGATCCGTCGAAAACCGAAGAAGCCCGTCAGGACCGTCATCTTGAAGGCACCGTCGACTGGATCGTCTTCGGCATCACCAGCGTGTGCGCGGTTGCGTTCATCGTCTGGGGCTTCATCAACCAGGCCAGTCTCGCCGCCAGCGCCTCCAGTGCGCAGTCGTGGGTGATCGTCAACTTTGGCTGGTTCTTCGTGCTGACCTCATCGATTTTCGTGGTCTTCGTCCTGTGGCTGGCGGCCAGCCGCTATGGGCGCATTCCGCTGGGCCGCGATGGCGAGGCGCCGGAATTTCGCACGGTGTCGTGGGTGGCGATGATGTTCAGCGCCGGCATGGGCATCGGCCTGATGTTCTTCGGCGTCGCCGAGCCGCTGTCGCACTACGTCAGCCCGCCACCGGGCACCGCTGCGCCGCAGACCAGCGAAGCCATGCAGGTGGCGATGGCCACCACCTTGTTCCACTGGACTCTGCACCCCTGGGCGATGTACGCCATCGTCGGCCTGGTGATCGCCTACGGCACCTTCCGCCGTGGTCGTTCGCAACTGATTTCCACCGCCTTCCGGCCGCTGATCGGCCGACACGCCAATGGCCCGCTGGGGCGCCTGATCGACATGATGGCGATCTTCGCCACGCTGTTCGGCTCGGCCGCCTCGCTGGGCCTTGGCGCGCTGCAGATCGCCGGTGGCCTTGAGTACAACGGCTGGATCGAACAGCCGAGCAAGCTGTTCTACATCGCCATCATCACGTTGCTGACCATTGCCTTCATCGCCTCGGCAGTGTCGGGCATTGGCAAGGGCATCCAGTGGCTGTCCAACACCAACATGGTGCTGGCCTTGGCCCTGGCGCTGTTCGTCTTCCTGGTCGGGCCGACCTTGCTCATGCTCAACCTGTTGCCGACCTCGCTCGGTGTCTACCTCAAGCACCTGCCGGACATGATGGCCCGCACCAGTGCCAGCGGCGGCGAGCCGATGGACAACTGGCTGGCCGGCTGGACCGTGTTCTACTGGGCCTGGTGGATTTCCTGGACACCCTTCGTCGGCATGTTCATCGCCCGTATCAGCCGCGGCCGCAGCATTCGCCAGTTCGTCAGCGGCGTGCTGCTGGTGCCCAGCCTGGTCAGCCTGGTGTGGTTCACCATCTTCGGCGGCGCCAGCATCGATGCCCTGCAGCAGGGCGCCTTCACCCTGGTCGACGGTGCGGTGAACAGCAACCACGCCCTGTACCAGTTGCTCGACAGCTACCCGTGGGCTTCGGCCACCTCGGTGCTGGTGATGATTCTGGTGGGGATTTTCTTCGTTTCCGGCGCCGACGCCGCGTCGCTGGTCATGGGCACGCTGTCCGAGCACGGCACCACCGAGCCGTCGCGGGCCACGGTGATCTTCTGGGGCGCACTGACCGGCACGGTGGCGGCGATCATGCTGGCCATCGGTGACCCGAGCAATCCCGGCGAGGCGCTGACCGGCCTGCAGAACCTGACCATCGTCGTCTCGCTGCCGTTCGTCATCGTCATGGTGCTGCTGTGCCTGGCGCTGTACCGCGACCTGCGCAAAGACCCGATGATGCTGCGTCACGTACGCGCCGGCGAGCTGATCGAAAAAGCCGTGCTGTACGGCGCGGTCAAGCATGGCGAGGAGTTCTACATCGTGGTGCAGGAGAAAAAGCCCGCCAAGGCCGAGCGTGACGCCCAGCCGCACGAGGCCGAGGTGACGGGGCGCTGA
- a CDS encoding OsmC domain/YcaO domain-containing protein encodes MEIKVNFLDNLRLEAKFDDFTVIADQPIRYKGDGSAPGPFDYFLASSALCAAYFVKLYCQTRNIPTDNIRLSQNNIVDPENRYQQVFKIQVELPADISDKDRQGILRSIDRCTVKKVVQTGPEFIIEEVENLDASAQALLMPGAQGENRTLIAGKDLPLEQTIANMSAILEGLGMKIEIASWRNIVPNVWSLHLRDAQSPMCFTNGKGATKEAALASALGEFIERLNCNFFYNDQFWGEELANAPFVHYPDERWFQAGADDSLPEEILDEHCRAIFDPEHELRASNLIDTNSGNEARGVCSLPFVRQSDGEVVYFPSNLIENLYLSNGMSAGNTLAEAQVQCLSEIFERAVKKQILEDELCLPDVPASVLAKYPSIQAGIEALEAQGFPVLVKDASLGGQFPVMCVTLMNPRTGGVFASFGAHPSLEVALERSLTELLQGRSFEGLNDLPAPTFDSHALTEPNNFVEHFIDSSGVVSWRFFGAKPDHDFVEWDFSAAGERATAEEAATLLAILEDLGHEVYMAVYTHLGATACRILVPGYSEIYPVDDLIWDNTNKALYFREDILNLHRLDDRALKALLSRLDNSELDEYTQIKTLIGIEFDDNTAWGQLTVMELKLLICVALKQWDPAKEWVEMFLQYNDNTVERGLFYQALNVVLEIQLDRDLHLEDYQANLQRMFGEARMQAVLGSMDGSVRFHGLTPTSLKLEGLDRHLRLLDSYKKLHAARARMAPAQG; translated from the coding sequence ATGGAAATCAAAGTCAATTTTCTCGACAACCTGCGCCTTGAGGCCAAGTTCGACGACTTCACAGTGATCGCCGACCAGCCGATCCGCTACAAGGGGGATGGCTCGGCGCCGGGTCCGTTCGACTACTTCCTGGCCTCTTCGGCGCTGTGCGCGGCGTACTTCGTCAAGCTCTACTGCCAGACCCGCAACATTCCCACCGACAACATTCGCCTGTCGCAGAACAACATCGTCGACCCGGAAAACCGCTACCAGCAGGTGTTCAAGATCCAGGTCGAACTGCCCGCCGACATCTCCGACAAAGACCGCCAGGGCATCCTGCGCTCGATCGACCGCTGCACCGTGAAGAAGGTGGTGCAGACTGGCCCTGAGTTCATCATCGAAGAGGTGGAAAACCTCGATGCCAGCGCCCAGGCGCTGCTGATGCCCGGCGCCCAGGGCGAGAACCGCACGCTGATCGCCGGCAAGGACCTGCCGCTGGAGCAGACCATCGCCAACATGTCGGCGATCCTCGAAGGCTTAGGGATGAAGATCGAGATCGCCTCGTGGCGCAACATCGTGCCCAATGTCTGGTCGTTGCACCTGCGCGATGCGCAGTCGCCGATGTGCTTCACCAACGGCAAGGGCGCCACCAAGGAAGCCGCGCTGGCCTCGGCGCTGGGCGAGTTCATCGAGCGCCTGAACTGCAACTTCTTCTACAACGACCAGTTCTGGGGTGAGGAACTGGCCAACGCGCCGTTCGTGCATTACCCCGACGAACGTTGGTTCCAGGCCGGTGCCGACGACAGCCTGCCCGAGGAAATTCTCGATGAGCACTGCCGCGCCATTTTCGATCCCGAGCACGAGCTGCGCGCCTCGAACCTGATCGACACCAACTCCGGCAACGAGGCCCGCGGCGTGTGCTCGCTGCCGTTCGTACGCCAGTCCGACGGCGAGGTGGTGTATTTCCCCTCCAACCTGATCGAAAACCTCTACCTGAGCAACGGCATGAGCGCCGGCAACACCTTGGCCGAAGCCCAGGTGCAGTGCCTGTCGGAAATCTTCGAGCGGGCGGTGAAAAAGCAGATTCTGGAAGACGAACTGTGCCTGCCCGATGTGCCGGCCAGCGTGCTGGCCAAGTACCCGAGCATTCAGGCCGGTATCGAGGCGCTGGAGGCCCAGGGCTTCCCGGTGCTGGTCAAGGACGCTTCGCTCGGCGGGCAGTTCCCGGTCATGTGCGTGACCCTGATGAACCCGCGCACCGGCGGTGTGTTCGCCTCGTTCGGCGCGCACCCAAGTCTTGAGGTGGCGCTGGAGCGCAGCCTCACCGAACTGCTCCAGGGCCGCAGCTTCGAGGGCCTCAACGACCTGCCGGCACCGACCTTCGACAGCCATGCGCTGACCGAACCGAACAACTTCGTCGAGCACTTCATCGACTCCAGCGGCGTGGTGTCGTGGCGCTTCTTCGGCGCCAAGCCTGACCATGACTTCGTCGAGTGGGATTTCTCTGCCGCTGGCGAGCGCGCCACGGCCGAGGAAGCGGCCACCTTGCTGGCGATTCTCGAAGACCTCGGCCACGAGGTTTACATGGCCGTGTACACCCATCTGGGCGCCACCGCCTGCCGCATTCTGGTGCCGGGCTATTCGGAGATCTACCCGGTCGATGACCTGATCTGGGACAACACCAATAAGGCGCTGTACTTCCGCGAAGACATCCTCAACCTGCACCGCCTCGACGACCGTGCGCTCAAGGCGCTGCTGTCACGCCTGGACAACAGCGAGCTGGACGAATACACCCAGATCAAGACCCTGATCGGTATCGAGTTCGATGACAACACCGCCTGGGGCCAGCTCACCGTGATGGAGCTCAAACTGCTGATCTGCGTGGCGCTCAAGCAGTGGGACCCGGCCAAGGAGTGGGTCGAGATGTTCCTGCAATACAACGACAACACCGTCGAACGTGGGCTGTTCTACCAGGCGCTGAACGTGGTGCTGGAAATCCAGCTCGACCGCGACCTGCACCTTGAGGACTACCAGGCCAACCTGCAGCGCATGTTCGGTGAGGCGCGCATGCAGGCGGTGCTGGGTTCGATGGACGGCAGCGTGCGTTTCCACGGCCTGACCCCGACCAGTCTCAAGCTCGAAGGCCTCGACCGCCACCTGCGCCTGCTCGACAGTTACAAAAAGCTCCACGCCGCCCGTGCACGCATGGCCCCGGCGCAGGGCTGA
- a CDS encoding histidine phosphatase family protein, with amino-acid sequence MRAIELVLRCHAGTAAQRLGHFHRVDEPLSQPPALDPALAGWRCLLAPELRVRQTAEGLGLSGEVVDALRDCDLGAWQGQSLKALQRDAGAALQHWLDDPHAAPHGGESLHQLQQRVGDWLEHGLGPGRWLAITHPQVIRAAARHVLDLSFAASQRLDIQPLGALHLSWYGRWRMRVVG; translated from the coding sequence ATGCGCGCCATCGAGCTGGTCTTGCGCTGCCACGCCGGCACCGCGGCGCAGCGCCTGGGCCACTTCCACCGGGTCGATGAGCCGCTGAGCCAGCCGCCGGCGCTCGACCCGGCGCTGGCAGGCTGGCGCTGCTTGCTGGCGCCGGAGTTGCGCGTGCGGCAGACCGCTGAAGGGCTAGGGCTGAGCGGCGAGGTGGTCGACGCCTTGCGCGATTGTGACCTTGGCGCATGGCAGGGCCAGTCACTCAAGGCCTTGCAACGCGACGCAGGCGCTGCCTTGCAGCACTGGCTCGACGACCCGCACGCCGCACCCCATGGCGGTGAGTCGCTGCATCAGCTGCAACAGCGCGTTGGCGACTGGCTGGAGCATGGCCTAGGTCCGGGACGTTGGTTGGCGATCACCCATCCACAGGTGATACGTGCTGCAGCGCGGCACGTGCTCGACCTGTCGTTTGCCGCAAGCCAGCGGCTGGATATCCAGCCGCTTGGTGCGCTGCATTTGAGTTGGTATGGGCGTTGGCGGATGAGGGTGGTTGGATAG